The sequence AAGTGTGCGGTACATTGTCTAGTTCATGGCAACACTGAGTTGAGTTGAGTTGTGTGAAGACTCCTCTTGCTCCTATTAAGATTCTAAAGAAACTAGATTCTTTATTTCTTCCAAAAGAAAGCTTTTAATCCTACTTGTAAACACTATTTTATCTTAGTAGAGCATAGATCAGGAAAGGATTGTAAGTTGAGGTTTCTATTTTGAAGTAACAATATAATCATTGGGTTTTAAAGTGCGTTGAACAAAGACAATGATTCTGGCAAACATATGCCTCAAATTAAGTTGTGTATGCAATGCAGCCTCCTCTAACTCTCAGTAAGATTCTAAAGAAACTGTCTAGAGCAAAGCAATTGATTCACAAGAGTTTAATGCAGACGTTAGTGCAAAGAACAGGACTTGCATTCTCAGACAAAACTGAAACTCTAGTTGCAACTGATACACTTGTGACTCTAATCAAAGGTTCTCTATATATCTATATTCATACagtagaagaaaagaaagaaaagattttaaattttttcagcTACCCAACTTGAAAGCATCAACAAAGAGACCCAAACAAACACCAGCTTTCCAGAAATTCATAAACACAACAAAAGACTGAAACTTCTtcccagaagaagaagaagatgtctccttcttcttcttcttatacatAAGCATACCGATTCCTTCAATGGCAGCCACGACGATACCCGCAACCAGCACGTCCCAATCACCGGTTTGGCCAAGAATCGTGGCCAATGCATTAGCAGTGTAGAAACCAAGAAGCAGTAGAAATATCTTCATGGGAAAGTTTTGTCTCGCCGAGTTTATCTTCACAAGCAGCTGTTTGCCTAACGCAACCGCGATTCTGCCTAATCTAGTGCTACCTAGACCTGTTCTGTCCCCTCCGTTGTCTCCAGGACCAGGAGGAGGAACTGAAGAGCCCGTGTCTAACGCAAACGCTATTCTCTGATTCGGTCttcgaatctgaaaactgtTGAGAGAGAATGTTTCAGtgccaaaaagaaaaatcaagagATTCCCCTAAAAATGGGTACCTTTTGATGGAATTGATCCTTGTGTGGAAGTGGAACACATTTATCATAAAGGGTCGACCTTTATCAATTTCGATGATTGATGGTGTTAAGATGCGTGAAGCTTGAATTTGAGATGCCATCAGAAGGAGAGGTCGGTTTGTGAGATTTAGGGTTGATTTCAGCGAGTGACGGACGATTATAAAGTTGGGTTTAAGACGAAAATGCTAGAAGCCTTGCTTGGAGAGAAGGATGGAGATTTTTTAAAGTTCTTCTTCTATTCGTCTTACCATTTTTTTTGGGCATGGGGACATTAAGGAATTAGAGAATGGATAGTTAAGACGTCAGAGCATGAATTTTGGTAACATAACAAGTTTACAGAAATTTGGGTCCTTCAAATCCATTTTGAGATGGGCAGAATAGTTATTTTCCCACGAGAATTATGATATAATGTCAAATTTTTCCGAAActattgttaatattttatagCTATTTTCCTTCGAATTCATAGTTCGAGACCTATTTCTCCACATTGATCAAATTAGACAGTTATATCGATTTATTGTTTTATCTGAGACTAAACTGAATTTACGACCACCCGACCAAAAGTAACACCCgagcaaaaacaaaaatcaacccgACCCTTACATATGTTCCTAAACCCAAAACACAAAACCCCGTAATCCTCAAACTAAAATAAGAATCCTAAATTCACTTTCTGGAACCTCGTCAAGTTGAATTGAAGGCTTTTTCACGAAGTTTTCAACTAGTTGTTCGATTTCGAATTTGTCTCTCTCCACAACATCTTCGTCGAATTCATCTTCCACGATTGGACTCTCCACGTTTTGTAAAGCTCCAAAGATTACTCCATTGATTTCTGCTTACAAATCGAATGAGATTTTGTTTTATAGGGCTCAACAAATTGgggattttttagttaaaagtttcGATGGAATAACAGGTCTGGATTTggatcactttttttttctaatgagTCTGGGTCTCAAATCGTGGTTAAATCGATCTTATTTGGTTAACTATCAACTTTAATCGGTTTAGTTAAGACGCGAGAGCATAAATTTTGGTAACATAACAAGTTTATAGAAATTTGGATCCTTCAAATCCATCTTGAGATAGATaggtaattaataaaataaattacaattaTCTAAATtggtaaataaaattaaactgaagattaaaaagattataagaacacaaaagaaagagaaatagcTTCAAATAGTTTTAAAACATCTTTTTGTTTACAAACTAACCCACAAAAATCAAATTGAccaaaatatgtttcattaaaggttaaatgaaaattatacaattcctaaaaatatactaaatgtATAGATATTTCAAAAATCGAACTTTCtgaaattttttgtttcaaaattattttatgaaacgatttttttaaaaaaaaattaggaaggcTTTCTGAAATCTGTATGATATCTTCTTGAATTAAAGTTATTCATAAACATATATTCATGAAAATCTTTCTAAACATACATTTatgaatgtatttttaaaatacacatTTATGAAAGTTTGCgtaaattttataaagattATACATAGTTATCAATATATtcctaaattttataaaatattatacttcTTCAGTTTTATTTGCTGAAATATGGCTTATAACTTAAATTCAAGAAGATATCATACATATTTCAGAAAGccttcctaatttttttaaaaaaaaatcgtttcaTAAAATCGTTTCATGAAATACTGCCATAGCTTTAAGCCCAGAAGTCGATGGTTGGAACTAGAATTCGAATATATGTTGAGACGTCAAGAGACCCCAACTGTACTTATTCCGGCCTAGATctattgaatatatttttacccCCATAATTTTCATTCTACAAGATACTCCACATTATAAACGGAGGATTGCTTCcggaaaaatggaaaaactactcCTAACTGAAGTGAAATCAAGCATTCTAAAATTGTTTCAGAATGAAGGATTAAAAAATACATGCAAGAGACGAAATACTACCGAATTATTCGGAAAATGTAGTAAAACTCAATCAGAGTTGCCTAACGGAACTAAAATCCAACGAAGCTGAAGATTAAAATTGATTTCGATCAATACAATAAAAAACATACataaacaaaagtttttctcATCTCTTTCTCTGTGAAAGATTTAGGAGAGAGAACAGACAAGATTTTCTATAAAACTAATTTACATAAATTGGCATTtaaccagttttttttttttgttttggtcaaAGCATTTAACCAGTTTATAATTATCTTGTAAAGACTTATTCAGCTTTGATATTCCAACAACAGAAAAACATGCAAAAAAGTTTCGAATACACTTCCACTTGACCATAGCCGCGGGacaaaaacattaataatacaGTCTTTTAATGCAAGTATGAAGATTTCTTGCTGGCATCCTTTTATTCACCGGCCATGTTCACAAATCTGGCAAATGGTGACGGACTTTGGATTTACAAGAGTGCAACGTTCACAAGCCCATTGGCCTCCTGAATCCGAGCTGCTGGCTCGAGATGTGGATCCCTTATTCTTTGAACTTGCCGCTCGACCATATGCACCATGCGAGTTCACATCCGGTAACCCATTCTCCAGCGCTCTAACTAAGTTCTCGAAATAGTTTTTGGTGACACTGCTCAAATTTCcagtcaaaaaaaataaaataagggatgaatgaaaacttcCTCAAAGTTCACACCAAAttcttgaaacttttttttgggGCTTATCAGTATTTTCTGTAGGTATAGAGAAATTACCTAGTTAGACCAGCGAGTTTTGTGCGGAACTCATTAAAATCTTCCGATGGACCTTTGGCTTCAAAGTACAACTTCAGTTCTTTTTCAGCACACTGATGAAGTCGTTCAAGGCCCGACTCAGCTTCGCCTAAATCCATGGAAACAGAAGATAAGAAATAAATGTCCCCGTACCAATTAACAAACATAAATTAGCGGCCAAATATGATACTGCACCTGACCAGATTGGTTTAAGTTTCAGATTAAGGTGGACCAATTTGTTATGAAGACGCTTGAAACATAAAGTTCAATTTATTTCAGATAAGGTATATTCTTAACCATTCCCCATCttacaaaaaataaactaatgatGTCTGGCAAATTTGGATCCATCATTACATTTTCTAAACCATTCCCTATCTTACTAGACTACATGATGTTCTATAAATAGGGAGCAAAACACGCAGGAAGTGATGCAATCAAGGAATCAAAACGAAGATTtttgaaagaacaaaaaaagagTTAAATGTAAGATTTGAGGATTAGAAACAAGTTACCTTGTAAGTACTCGAAAAACTCTCTCTTTCCATGCTCATGGTCAGGTATGTAAAAACCATAAGCATATGTCCATTTAAGAACTCGTCTGCATTCGACTATCTAATGATTGTATATCAAATTAGTGAGCCAAGTCCAGAAGTCTCAGATACCTTACAGGAGGAGCGGGATATTACCTGTAACCACGCTTCTATAATGAACTTCAGTTGTGATTCAGGCTGACACTGTATGTCACTAAGCTTCTCTATCTGTCGAGTcaataagaaaaaaactttaGCGAAAACCAAAACATTAGAACATTCACCAAATTTAGAAGTGTCATGCATGCCAAATTAGATAACAAACAACAAGGGCATATATGCTTTATATATTGTAGAAGATCATCATGATACTTCTTTGATGATTCTTATTTACATGAGAAAGTGTTGCAATGTAAACTTACATCATCTGTTTGCATCTTCTTAAGATCCGCCAGCGCCTTTTGCCTAGACTGCAGCAAGTAGTGAAGTttcttttaaatcatttttgaaTAAACGCCGATGGGCTTTTTGTAAATACAAAACCTCTTATACTGTAGGGTTATTATTCAACAAAAGAATACATGAAAAATTTCAAACAGAATGATATGGATAAGAAAAAATCCAAGGTTTATTATAATCTCCCTACGACTAATTTCGTTGATATGCTTAATATGCCATAGAATTTTAGAGCGGTACTTTCCTCTAGCAGTAACACGACTTGTTAAATGTTAACTATCACAGACTCACAGTACCCAATCCCCAACGAGCATAAACCAACAAGTAAACATACTAGTTGCTAAATTCTCACAGCTAGAGGACAGGTTCCTTATACAAAAATACATCATACACACTACATGCACTTCTTTCTATGTTACATAGCCTCTATGCATTCCAAAATCAGCCAGCTTCACTttcttaatttttcaaaattctcaaggaatatatattatatatatatacatatattcatatCTAATACTACTCTACTTCgaaaaaatgatacatatacACTTAGGATTAGTCATTAAAATAGTTCGTCTACTTCTCTTGGTACATGAATAGATTTTTTGTTTCCAAGAAGCAAAGACTGCTAAAATCTATTTAGTTATAATTCCCCTTTTAAACAGAAAGGAAACTAAATGTACAAAAGTTGACATACCGATTGATTGGTTGCCCATCTTTCATAGTAGTGGGTATATCTCTCAAGAGAATTTTTTGCCATCTCTCGGCGTTTTTCAGTCTCATCATACTGCACAAAAAGATTATGAAAGACATAAAATGCGTTCAGACATAGACTTAACATATCTGTTGTCAGTCAGGGGCAGAAGCAAAGTATATAACTCATACAATGCCGTCTTGCTTTGCTGCATCATAACGGTTACAAGCATAAAAGCCACCTGTCTTTTCACCATGCTCTGTCCATGCTCCCAGACAGAGCCTACATTTACATAATACAAATACTTATGATGAATATTGAGTGGaagcaaaacaaaatataacacaACCAAATTCATATGAGGACCAGCTACTAAAAAAGATACTGAAACATGCAGAAACAATATTAACACAGTTAATTCCTaacctaaaataaaataatcaacttATTTTCTATCTTGCTTCTGAAAATAGACGTAAAAATTCAACTCTTTGAGTTATGATTCCAGGACGCACAGAGAGAACATAAGCAGAATTCATGATATGATGGCATTATGTACAATCAACTGCTTTATCAACTTACCAgcaaaactcatatttacatgGCGGGGTACATGTAATATGCATACAACCCTGGTTCTTCTCTATCGGCCGTTTACATTTTGGACAGGGCTTCGAGTTTGCCAAAATCCTGAAAGTCAATATAGAGTTTCGAAGAACCAATTCAGAATGTGAAGAATGGTGCACCATACTTCTAGGAGACTGATGAGAAGAAAGCAAATATAAATTCTTCTAAGAGTTAAAAACGAAAACGTATCCATTGTTTTGGCTATATAAAAAATGGTCACCATCAATACCAATACAATATAAAGAAtccatatatttttaagaacttCAAGCATCCTTTTA comes from Brassica rapa cultivar Chiifu-401-42 chromosome A02, CAAS_Brap_v3.01, whole genome shotgun sequence and encodes:
- the LOC103852233 gene encoding ycf20-like protein isoform X1, with translation MASQIQASRILTPSIIEIDKGRPFMINVFHFHTRINSIKSSFQIRRPNQRIAFALDTGSSVPPPGPGDNGGDRTGLGSTRLGRIAVALGKQLLVKINSARQNFPMKIFLLLLGFYTANALATILGQTGDWDVLVAGIVVAAIEGIGMLMYKKKKKETSSSSSGKKFQSFVVFMNFWKAGVCLGLFVDAFKLGS
- the LOC103852233 gene encoding ycf20-like protein isoform X2, with protein sequence MASQIQASRILTPSIIEIDKGRPFMINVFHFHTRINSIKSFQIRRPNQRIAFALDTGSSVPPPGPGDNGGDRTGLGSTRLGRIAVALGKQLLVKINSARQNFPMKIFLLLLGFYTANALATILGQTGDWDVLVAGIVVAAIEGIGMLMYKKKKKETSSSSSGKKFQSFVVFMNFWKAGVCLGLFVDAFKLGS
- the LOC103852234 gene encoding probable E3 ubiquitin-protein ligase ARI8; translated protein: MDGDEDFYSGNEFADNDSDYADSVDADYEFVEDDVDDSDDLLFRRRQQNYSVLSEEDICKLQEEDISRVSSVLSISTISSAILLRHYNWCVSRVHDEWFADEEKVRHAVGLLDKPLVHFSSDAEAELTCGICFETYLSDKLHAAACGHPFCDSCWEGYISTAINDGPGCLMLRCPDPSCNAAIGQDMINALAPEKDRQKYTSYFVRSYVEDNRKTKWCPAPGCDYAVNFVVGSGNYDVNCRCCYSFCWNCAEEAHRPVDCDTVSKWIMKNSAESENMNWILANSKPCPKCKRPIEKNQGCMHITCTPPCKYEFCWLCLGAWTEHGEKTGGFYACNRYDAAKQDGIYDETEKRREMAKNSLERYTHYYERWATNQSSRQKALADLKKMQTDDIEKLSDIQCQPESQLKFIIEAWLQIVECRRVLKWTYAYGFYIPDHEHGKREFFEYLQGEAESGLERLHQCAEKELKLYFEAKGPSEDFNEFRTKLAGLTSVTKNYFENLVRALENGLPDVNSHGAYGRAASSKNKGSTSRASSSDSGGQWACERCTLVNPKSVTICQICEHGR